The Candidatus Eisenbacteria bacterium region CGCCAACGGCGCCACCCATCTCATCCTCGATCCCCTGGACTTCCTGCGCCGCCTGGCCGCCTTGGTCTCATTTCCCTACAGCCATCAGATCCGCTACCACGGCGTCTTCGCCAACCGCAGCCGCTGGCGGAAGTTATTGCCGGATCCGCCGCGGCGGGAGGAATGTACAACCGTCGAGAACGGTATGCCGCCTGGGTTGGAAGTTGAAACAAAGCAGGCGTCAAAGACGGAGCCAGAGAAATCATCCGCCACACATCGCCGGCGCGTCCCGTGGGCGCAGCTTCTGCGGCGATTATTGCATGTCGACGCGCTCGCCTGCCCGCGCTGTTCAACACCCGCACAGACAGTCCCCATGGTCGTGCTGGCTTTTCTCACCGATCCCGTGGTGGTAGGGAAGATCCTCCGGCACCTGGGGCTTAACGATGTTCCTCCTGCCTTGTCGCCGGCGCGACCGTCGGATCCGCCGATGGGATTTTTGCTGGAGGCGGACACGGAAGGGATGGATGCCGATGCCGGCGATGTGGAAAGCGCGGATCCGGACCCCTGGGCCCGCCCGCCGCCATAGCGAATCCGTCGATTAATGTAAAAACTCCTATTTCCAGGATCGTGCAGGATGCCGGCCTGATCGGGTTT contains the following coding sequences:
- a CDS encoding transposase encodes the protein MRKSHRAPHNKTPGRIGDTARTDGNHTTEKSGRFERGATGHGAPVLIQPDTAVAARQSVPAWDREALERLLRYGLRAPFSQERLSLSPEGKVVYQLRRPWPNANGATHLILDPLDFLRRLAALVSFPYSHQIRYHGVFANRSRWRKLLPDPPRREECTTVENGMPPGLEVETKQASKTEPEKSSATHRRRVPWAQLLRRLLHVDALACPRCSTPAQTVPMVVLAFLTDPVVVGKILRHLGLNDVPPALSPARPSDPPMGFLLEADTEGMDADAGDVESADPDPWARPPP